In one window of Candidatus Dormiibacterota bacterium DNA:
- a CDS encoding amidohydrolase family protein, with amino-acid sequence MAVRDVRPLLELWEDVQAVDHHCHPLRRWPFQLTGPELRSAFTEAIDPAIADQHVIYTAAYQGALHRIAVELHCDPSEGAILDHRNAADPARYARQLLGRTATEVMLVDHGFASSDAFTVDEQQQATGIPQLEIIRLETLAENLVKTASEPREWFANIRAALRADVARGAVGVKTICAYRASLKLEPVDTDALGVAFSSLRSRTERDEPLRITGNAICHALVFEAAKECQELDVPLQVHCGFGDPDEDLAEASPLGLRPLFIDPSYRGLRIALLHCYPYHREAAYLCSVFPGVYMDLSLTIPFAALDGARAMREALGLCPTSKLLYASDATRYPEVYLVAATLHREALADALGELVERRVMSRSAAVDAGRQVLAGNARRLYPLPNGPRQ; translated from the coding sequence ATGGCCGTACGCGACGTCCGTCCGCTGCTCGAGTTGTGGGAGGACGTCCAGGCCGTCGACCATCACTGTCACCCCCTCCGACGATGGCCCTTCCAGCTGACCGGGCCTGAGCTACGCTCGGCCTTTACCGAAGCGATCGATCCGGCGATCGCCGATCAGCATGTGATCTACACCGCGGCCTACCAGGGCGCGCTGCATCGCATCGCGGTTGAGCTTCACTGCGATCCGAGCGAAGGCGCCATCCTGGACCATCGCAACGCGGCCGACCCGGCCAGGTACGCCAGGCAGTTGCTCGGCCGGACGGCGACCGAGGTGATGCTAGTCGACCATGGTTTCGCCTCCAGTGATGCCTTCACGGTCGACGAGCAGCAACAGGCCACCGGCATCCCACAGCTCGAGATCATTCGCCTGGAGACGCTCGCCGAAAATCTTGTCAAAACCGCGAGCGAACCTCGGGAATGGTTCGCGAACATCCGCGCAGCGCTGCGAGCCGACGTCGCGCGCGGCGCCGTCGGCGTCAAGACCATCTGCGCCTACCGCGCCAGCCTCAAGCTCGAGCCGGTCGATACGGACGCGCTCGGCGTTGCCTTCAGCAGCCTGCGTTCACGCACCGAACGCGACGAACCGCTGCGCATCACCGGCAACGCCATCTGCCATGCGCTCGTCTTCGAAGCGGCCAAGGAGTGTCAGGAACTCGACGTGCCCTTGCAGGTCCATTGCGGCTTCGGCGATCCGGACGAGGACCTGGCCGAAGCCTCGCCGCTCGGTCTCCGGCCGCTCTTCATCGATCCCAGTTACCGCGGCCTGCGAATCGCTCTCCTCCACTGCTACCCCTATCACCGCGAGGCCGCCTACCTCTGCTCGGTCTTCCCCGGCGTGTACATGGACCTGTCGCTGACCATCCCCTTCGCCGCCCTCGACGGCGCGCGGGCGATGCGCGAAGCGCTCGGCCTCTGCCCCACCAGCAAGCTGCTCTATGCCAGTGACGCGACCCGATATCCCGAGGTCTATCTCGTTGCGGCGACGCTGCATCGCGAGGCACTCGCCGACGCGCTCGGTGAACTCGTCGAGCGGCGGGTCATGTCGCGCTCTGCCGCGGTCGACGCCGGCCGGCAGGTATTGGCCGGCAACGCCCGCCGCCTTTACCCGCTGCCAAACGGACCCCGGCAGTAG
- a CDS encoding potassium channel family protein has translation MLLAALHWGEIVVGVALVLIVFYDLFQSVVLPRPAINKLATVRYLLRGAWLTWRWVGNRMSSIPRRERWLATYGPIGVLLSFAVWGLALVLGYGLIIDGLREQLRPTPDSLGTSLYFSATTLVPLSYGDIIPIGVPARLATIFESTTGIIFAALAITLLFSLYQAFQRREELVVTLDALAGAPPSGVQILETAAAHNMRDELIKTFDDWKLWAAAVLESHLAYPSLVFFRSSHDNEAWLNSFGAVMDAAVLVMSTVDDKSEGPAKLMYRVGNHLVEDLSWYFRRWAVPADTPVIERFEFDEAWERLKKAGYQCNSPEEAWTKFAKFRSNYAAPINGLARALAIIPAQWIGDRSYLPHREREQRRFRRRKKR, from the coding sequence ATGCTCCTCGCCGCGCTTCACTGGGGGGAGATCGTCGTTGGGGTCGCCCTCGTCCTGATCGTCTTCTACGACCTCTTTCAGTCGGTCGTCTTGCCTCGCCCGGCGATCAACAAGCTGGCGACGGTGCGCTACCTGCTTCGCGGGGCCTGGCTCACCTGGCGATGGGTGGGCAATCGGATGTCGTCGATCCCCCGGCGCGAGCGGTGGTTGGCGACCTACGGCCCGATCGGCGTCCTCCTCTCCTTCGCCGTGTGGGGGCTGGCGCTGGTGCTCGGATACGGGTTGATCATCGATGGACTGCGCGAGCAGCTGCGCCCGACACCAGACTCGTTGGGCACGTCGCTGTACTTTTCGGCGACGACCCTCGTGCCGCTCAGCTACGGCGACATCATTCCCATCGGGGTACCGGCGCGCCTGGCGACCATCTTCGAAAGCACGACCGGCATCATCTTCGCGGCGCTCGCCATCACGCTCCTCTTTTCGCTGTATCAGGCATTTCAGCGACGCGAGGAGTTAGTCGTGACGCTCGATGCACTCGCCGGCGCGCCGCCCTCCGGCGTCCAGATTCTGGAGACAGCGGCGGCACACAATATGCGCGACGAGCTGATCAAGACCTTTGACGATTGGAAACTGTGGGCGGCGGCGGTGCTGGAGAGCCACCTGGCCTACCCCTCGTTGGTCTTCTTTCGATCGAGTCACGATAACGAGGCATGGCTCAACTCGTTTGGGGCCGTGATGGATGCCGCGGTCCTCGTCATGAGCACCGTCGATGACAAATCCGAGGGGCCGGCCAAGCTGATGTATCGCGTCGGCAACCATTTGGTCGAAGACCTCTCCTGGTACTTCCGCCGCTGGGCGGTGCCGGCCGATACGCCCGTCATCGAGCGCTTCGAATTCGACGAAGCCTGGGAGCGCCTGAAGAAGGCGGGCTATCAGTGCAATTCCCCCGAGGAGGCCTGGACCAAGTTCGCCAAGTTTCGCTCCAACTACGCCGCGCCCATCAATGGCCTGGCCCGCGCGCTGGCGATCATTCCGGCGCAATGGATCGGTGATCGTTCCTACCTTCCGCACCGCGAGCGGGAGCAGCGCCGCTTTCGGCGGCGAAAGAAGCGATAA
- a CDS encoding type 1 glutamine amidotransferase, protein MKPVFGIRNDRDDTLGITAAVLAEAGVPLIRLDAFEAEVRWPDLEEIGGLIVFGGEMNVDEIDRHPYLLTQRALMRRAADAGLPVLGICLGAQMLARAFDAPVYRAAVHELGFKPVRVTDLGQRDALLGAFQSGDRVFQWHEDTFDLPAGADLLVAGDDVPIQAFRLGGNAWGMQFHFEVDADGVEAWLRVAEPTLGRVWKRTADEVRDELRIYLGAQQQRSRVLLAAFAELIK, encoded by the coding sequence ATGAAGCCGGTATTTGGAATTCGGAATGACCGCGATGACACCCTGGGGATCACGGCCGCGGTGCTCGCCGAGGCGGGCGTCCCACTCATCCGCCTTGACGCCTTCGAGGCCGAGGTCAGGTGGCCGGACCTCGAAGAAATCGGCGGCCTCATCGTGTTCGGCGGCGAGATGAATGTCGACGAGATCGACCGTCATCCCTACTTGCTCACCCAACGAGCGCTGATGCGGCGGGCGGCGGACGCCGGGTTGCCGGTGCTGGGGATCTGCCTGGGCGCGCAGATGCTGGCACGGGCGTTCGACGCACCCGTCTACCGGGCGGCGGTGCACGAACTGGGCTTCAAACCCGTGCGGGTCACTGACCTGGGACAGCGCGACGCCTTGCTGGGCGCGTTCCAGAGCGGCGATCGGGTCTTCCAGTGGCACGAAGATACGTTCGACTTGCCCGCCGGCGCCGACCTCCTGGTGGCCGGCGATGACGTGCCGATCCAGGCCTTCCGCCTGGGCGGCAACGCCTGGGGCATGCAGTTTCATTTCGAGGTCGACGCCGATGGGGTGGAGGCGTGGTTGCGGGTCGCCGAGCCTACCCTGGGCAGGGTCTGGAAGCGGACGGCGGACGAGGTGCGCGACGAGCTGCGAATCTATCTAGGCGCGCAGCAGCAACGGTCACGAGTGCTGCTGGCCGCGTTCGCTGAGCTGATCAAGTAG
- a CDS encoding YciI family protein translates to MKYVFLFCGTAADQAAFDALTPDELRQRYSQVGRWFAENQARLGHGNQLQGPDTATTIRFQADGKPLVKDGLFLEGKEIVGGYAEVEVANLDEALAMAKSWPGRGTLEIRPVIEQR, encoded by the coding sequence ATGAAATACGTATTTCTTTTCTGTGGAACGGCGGCCGACCAGGCCGCTTTTGACGCGCTAACCCCGGACGAACTCAGGCAGCGGTATAGCCAGGTCGGGCGCTGGTTCGCGGAAAATCAGGCGCGGCTTGGCCATGGTAATCAGTTACAGGGTCCCGACACGGCAACGACGATTCGTTTCCAGGCCGACGGCAAGCCACTGGTGAAAGATGGTCTCTTCCTCGAGGGCAAGGAGATCGTCGGCGGATACGCCGAGGTCGAGGTTGCCAATCTTGACGAGGCACTGGCCATGGCCAAGAGTTGGCCAGGGCGTGGGACGCTAGAGATCAGGCCGGTTATCGAGCAGCGATAG
- a CDS encoding DUF4388 domain-containing protein codes for MPIWLVVLGVIVIAVGVALVVGVRRPRSLEDELKQPVPAPPVGAAPSGQASAGHAPLAATIEALVTRRATGKLEVTSGDRSCSLYFLFGHLFYAESGSFKGEDALQAALAWGQVSSAFDPSAHLPSEETFLRPTA; via the coding sequence ATGCCCATCTGGCTCGTCGTGCTCGGCGTCATTGTGATCGCCGTGGGGGTGGCGCTGGTTGTTGGGGTTCGACGGCCCCGCTCACTCGAGGATGAGTTGAAGCAACCAGTACCCGCACCTCCGGTTGGGGCCGCGCCGTCAGGGCAAGCGTCGGCTGGGCACGCACCGCTTGCCGCGACGATCGAGGCTCTGGTGACACGGCGGGCCACCGGCAAGCTCGAGGTGACCTCCGGCGATCGAAGCTGCTCCCTCTATTTCCTCTTCGGCCACCTCTTTTATGCGGAGAGCGGCAGTTTCAAAGGCGAGGATGCCCTACAGGCCGCCCTTGCCTGGGGCCAAGTATCGTCGGCGTTCGATCCGAGCGCTCACCTCCCCAGCGAAGAGACGTTTCTGCGGCCAACCGCGTAG
- a CDS encoding MFS transporter, with translation MAVTSLRGEPTARLSFGRLAAINAFWFGGGAHWQPIYISLIPVGATLIAGSNADLLIGRVTAAGGVFALLTPILVGWLSDRTVTRWGRRRPWMVAGTVLNIIGLGLLALSTNQLTFIAAYLVVQLSNNAAGAAYTGVIPDVVRAEDRGRASGLLGTMNQLGTVVGVGLVGLTFKLYGDTRAGLLAGYGVVAVILAITLLITVIAVKEPRIIPPPRPSPRQGRGDLSIAAIVCGGAFLVALIALFAILLLQLGSFLWPVVAVFLAAGIVTVMAARQLPALMAFFQAFRSNDFFWTFATRALVTLGIFSILPFMELYFRDVVRAKDAGAASAFWLLAVIAGAIIPSMIGGVLSDRTGRRKLFVYISSAIQAVVVSILLFGLVRSLTVLYVLGILYGIGYGAYYAVDWALACDVLPNREEAAGRDMALWHVSFTLPQVLAPAILAGFLHFLNEPGHQLLGVASGNDLGFRFIFGSAALWFILGTVMVSRIRGVR, from the coding sequence ATGGCCGTCACGTCGCTTCGGGGAGAGCCGACAGCACGACTCAGCTTCGGCCGGCTGGCGGCGATCAACGCCTTCTGGTTCGGCGGCGGCGCCCACTGGCAGCCGATCTACATCTCGCTCATCCCGGTCGGCGCCACCCTCATCGCCGGCTCCAACGCCGATCTTCTGATCGGCCGGGTGACGGCCGCGGGCGGGGTCTTTGCCCTACTCACCCCCATCCTCGTCGGCTGGCTGAGCGACCGAACCGTGACCCGCTGGGGACGCCGGCGGCCCTGGATGGTAGCCGGCACTGTTCTGAACATCATCGGTCTGGGTTTGCTGGCGCTCTCGACGAATCAACTGACCTTTATCGCCGCGTACCTCGTCGTGCAGTTGAGCAACAATGCGGCCGGGGCTGCCTACACGGGCGTCATCCCGGACGTCGTCCGGGCGGAGGATCGAGGCCGCGCCTCGGGCTTGCTCGGCACCATGAACCAGCTGGGAACCGTCGTTGGCGTCGGGCTGGTGGGCCTCACCTTCAAGCTCTACGGTGATACGCGCGCCGGCCTTCTCGCCGGCTACGGCGTCGTCGCCGTCATCCTCGCCATCACGCTGTTGATCACCGTGATCGCGGTCAAGGAGCCTCGGATCATCCCCCCACCCCGGCCCTCCCCCCGACAGGGCAGGGGAGATTTGTCCATAGCGGCCATCGTCTGCGGTGGGGCCTTCCTCGTCGCCCTCATCGCGTTGTTCGCGATCCTTCTCCTTCAGCTTGGCTCCTTCCTATGGCCGGTCGTCGCCGTCTTCCTGGCGGCCGGCATCGTCACCGTGATGGCCGCGCGACAGCTTCCGGCGCTGATGGCATTCTTCCAGGCGTTCCGTTCCAACGACTTCTTCTGGACGTTCGCGACTCGCGCTTTAGTGACATTGGGCATCTTCTCGATCCTTCCGTTCATGGAGCTGTACTTCCGGGACGTCGTGCGCGCGAAGGATGCCGGCGCCGCCAGTGCCTTCTGGCTGCTGGCGGTGATTGCCGGGGCGATCATCCCCTCGATGATCGGCGGCGTCCTGTCGGACCGGACCGGGCGGCGCAAGCTGTTCGTCTACATCTCCAGCGCTATTCAGGCCGTCGTCGTTTCCATCCTGCTCTTCGGCCTGGTCCGCTCCCTGACCGTGCTGTATGTCCTCGGCATCCTCTACGGCATCGGCTACGGCGCCTACTACGCCGTCGACTGGGCGCTCGCCTGTGACGTACTTCCCAATCGCGAGGAAGCGGCGGGGCGAGACATGGCGCTCTGGCACGTCTCCTTCACGCTTCCGCAGGTGCTCGCGCCGGCCATCCTGGCCGGGTTTCTCCACTTCTTGAACGAGCCGGGTCACCAGCTATTGGGCGTCGCGAGCGGCAACGACCTGGGCTTCCGCTTCATCTTCGGGAGCGCGGCGCTGTGGTTCATCCTCGGAACGGTGATGGTCAGCCGTATCCGAGGCGTTCGCTAA
- a CDS encoding ATP-binding protein → MSRMLAGTRVRLTLAFAAVLALAIVVADVALYLALSRAETGAAADVLVSHANTIASGIDDVNGQVRFGAGDLPTETQQGIAVDAAIVAPDGSISQTPGQALSDATLAGIAATARTNKTPAPPFSVRDSRGVPRLVYALPLQTSQGATAVLIVSRSVSELQTALNQTILFLGVLSALIVLAGTLLAHRLAGNILEPVRRIASTARSLSQHDLNRRVEVDVPPDELGELVETFNGMLARLEASFESLRRFTADASHELRSSLALMRSELEGTLARARTPAEYQQVLRGLEAEVEHMARMVDQLLMLARADAGALQPAETNLDVADFLHETAARWRPVAETRHVRVDVDAPDSGSVFGDPDLLRRVMDNLIDNATRHTPEGSAVQLIGAPTPRGWNIDVRDEGPGVPAAARSVLFERFVRADTARARDTAGAGLGLALSRAIAESHGGSLQLLDQNGSGATFRLFLPKLFPAALPSPGVSSTSG, encoded by the coding sequence ATGAGCCGGATGCTCGCCGGCACGCGCGTCCGGCTCACGCTCGCCTTCGCCGCCGTCCTCGCTCTCGCGATCGTGGTGGCCGACGTCGCCCTCTACCTCGCGCTCTCGCGGGCGGAGACCGGTGCCGCGGCTGACGTTCTCGTCTCCCATGCCAATACCATTGCCAGCGGCATCGACGACGTCAACGGCCAGGTGCGCTTCGGGGCGGGCGATCTGCCGACGGAGACCCAGCAGGGGATCGCGGTCGATGCGGCGATCGTGGCCCCCGATGGCTCGATCAGCCAGACGCCGGGACAGGCCCTCTCCGACGCGACCCTCGCCGGAATCGCGGCTACCGCGCGGACGAACAAGACGCCGGCTCCACCGTTCAGCGTGCGCGATAGCCGGGGAGTGCCGCGCCTCGTCTACGCACTCCCGCTGCAGACGAGCCAGGGAGCGACGGCGGTGTTGATCGTCAGCCGCTCGGTCAGCGAGCTGCAGACGGCCTTGAATCAAACCATCCTCTTCCTCGGCGTCCTGTCGGCCCTGATCGTGCTCGCGGGAACGCTGCTGGCGCACCGTCTGGCGGGCAACATTCTCGAGCCGGTGCGACGCATCGCCTCGACCGCGCGCTCGCTGAGCCAGCACGACCTCAATCGTCGCGTTGAGGTCGACGTTCCGCCGGATGAGCTCGGCGAGCTGGTCGAGACCTTCAACGGGATGCTGGCGCGCCTCGAGGCGAGCTTCGAGAGCCTGCGGCGCTTCACGGCGGACGCGTCGCACGAGCTGCGCTCCTCGCTGGCGCTGATGCGCAGTGAGCTGGAAGGAACCCTTGCCCGGGCACGCACCCCGGCCGAGTACCAGCAGGTCCTGCGCGGGCTCGAGGCCGAGGTCGAGCACATGGCCCGGATGGTCGACCAGCTGCTGATGCTGGCCCGGGCCGACGCCGGCGCGCTGCAGCCGGCGGAGACGAATCTCGATGTCGCCGACTTTCTCCACGAGACGGCGGCGCGCTGGCGGCCGGTTGCGGAAACGCGGCACGTCCGGGTCGACGTGGACGCACCCGATTCCGGGAGCGTCTTTGGGGACCCCGACCTGCTGCGGCGGGTCATGGACAACCTGATCGACAACGCCACGCGTCACACGCCGGAAGGGAGCGCGGTCCAACTGATCGGCGCCCCCACGCCGCGAGGCTGGAACATCGACGTGCGCGACGAGGGGCCCGGCGTCCCGGCAGCCGCTCGCTCGGTGCTCTTCGAACGGTTTGTCCGGGCGGACACCGCGCGCGCCCGCGATACCGCCGGCGCCGGACTGGGTCTCGCCCTCAGCCGGGCGATCGCGGAATCGCACGGTGGCAGCCTGCAGTTGCTGGATCAAAACGGCTCCGGCGCCACCTTCCGGCTCTTCCTCCCGAAACTCTTCCCCGCCGCGCTACCCTCCCCTGGAGTCTCGTCGACCTCCGGTTAG
- a CDS encoding alkaline phosphatase family protein → MAKNDAYTRRTFLKKSAVAGAAVLGGTLWTPLSVAARAQRPDKKKSPIKHLIISCQENRSFDHYFGYSGQVQAKGYGPPPGYTQPDAAGGRHAPFEFTALSTNDPPHGWNGVHKQYDGGKMDGFYTTGGNDAIGYYTQRELPFYYSLFRNSALCANYFCSLLGPTWPNRFYLMSGTSGGITTNGLWGYGIFDSGGWPIILDLLDEFDVTWKIYSIGSDDVPSGDSDNVAVFWSRWAHDPRTTATKADYLADCENDELPDVSWVIPSFSMGFDEHPPADISVGMGFQQEIITALRESDAWKRSAFLLTYDEHGGFFDHVAPPQVDAYGLGIRVPFWVISPFARRGPVLSRKPAEHASTLKLIERLHGLPTLASRNHQFDVATPTGGNYQSGGKPAPPRDRLDSISDLLDLFDFENNNDQSQ, encoded by the coding sequence ATGGCAAAGAACGATGCCTACACACGTCGAACATTTCTCAAGAAGTCCGCGGTAGCGGGTGCGGCAGTTCTCGGCGGAACCCTCTGGACGCCTTTGTCGGTGGCGGCGCGGGCGCAACGTCCCGACAAGAAGAAGTCACCGATCAAGCACTTGATCATCTCGTGTCAGGAGAACCGCTCCTTCGACCACTACTTCGGTTACTCCGGCCAGGTGCAGGCGAAGGGCTATGGCCCGCCGCCGGGGTACACGCAGCCGGATGCGGCGGGCGGACGACATGCCCCATTCGAGTTCACCGCGCTTTCGACCAACGATCCGCCCCACGGGTGGAATGGCGTCCACAAGCAGTACGACGGGGGCAAGATGGACGGCTTCTATACCACTGGGGGCAACGACGCGATCGGTTACTACACGCAGCGCGAGCTGCCCTTCTACTACAGCTTGTTCCGCAACTCAGCGCTCTGCGCGAACTACTTCTGCTCGCTGCTCGGTCCAACCTGGCCGAACCGTTTCTACCTCATGTCTGGAACATCGGGCGGCATCACGACGAACGGCCTCTGGGGTTATGGAATCTTCGATTCGGGCGGCTGGCCGATCATCCTCGACCTGCTCGACGAGTTCGATGTCACCTGGAAGATCTACAGCATCGGCTCGGACGACGTTCCCTCCGGCGACAGCGACAACGTTGCCGTCTTCTGGAGTCGATGGGCGCACGATCCGCGAACGACGGCGACCAAGGCCGACTACCTCGCCGACTGCGAGAATGACGAACTGCCTGACGTCTCCTGGGTGATCCCGAGCTTCTCGATGGGCTTCGACGAGCATCCGCCAGCGGATATCTCGGTCGGCATGGGGTTCCAGCAGGAGATCATCACCGCGCTACGCGAGTCGGATGCCTGGAAGCGGTCGGCGTTCTTGCTCACGTATGACGAGCACGGCGGCTTCTTCGATCATGTGGCGCCGCCACAGGTGGATGCCTACGGATTGGGCATCCGGGTGCCGTTCTGGGTCATCTCGCCATTCGCCCGGCGGGGCCCGGTGCTGTCGCGCAAGCCCGCAGAGCACGCCTCGACGCTGAAGCTGATCGAGCGGCTGCATGGACTGCCAACCCTTGCTTCGCGGAACCATCAGTTCGACGTAGCCACCCCCACGGGCGGGAACTACCAGTCGGGCGGCAAGCCAGCGCCTCCGCGCGACCGGCTCGACTCGATCAGCGATCTGCTCGACCTGTTCGATTTCGAGAACAACAATGACCAGTCGCAGTAG
- a CDS encoding methyltransferase, which produces MGRATAAAGSAVFFVLAPGVVAGLVPWWLTGWRVEDPLPYWAPLRLVGALLLVTGLGVLIHALVQFVVEGVGTPAPVSPTERLVVGGLYRFVRNPMYLAVFATIAGQALLLGQLVLLLYGCAVAAAFVAFARGYQEPALHRRHGAKYDSYRRAVPGWWPRYPRGDARRR; this is translated from the coding sequence ATGGGTAGAGCAACGGCTGCCGCCGGCAGCGCCGTGTTCTTCGTGCTGGCACCTGGAGTCGTCGCCGGCCTCGTCCCCTGGTGGCTCACCGGCTGGCGTGTCGAGGACCCATTGCCCTACTGGGCGCCACTGCGATTGGTGGGTGCGCTGCTTCTTGTCACGGGCCTCGGCGTGCTGATTCACGCATTGGTGCAATTCGTGGTGGAAGGCGTCGGCACGCCCGCGCCGGTCTCGCCAACGGAGCGGCTGGTGGTTGGGGGACTCTACCGGTTTGTGCGCAATCCGATGTACCTGGCAGTCTTCGCCACGATCGCCGGCCAGGCGCTCCTTCTGGGGCAGCTTGTGTTGCTGCTGTACGGATGTGCCGTCGCGGCGGCATTTGTGGCGTTTGCTCGTGGCTACCAGGAGCCCGCGCTGCACCGCCGGCATGGCGCGAAGTACGACAGCTACCGGCGCGCCGTGCCAGGCTGGTGGCCCCGCTACCCGAGGGGCGACGCTCGGCGCCGTTAG
- a CDS encoding response regulator transcription factor codes for MRVLLIEDDRKLAASIQRALGESGLAVDIVHEGNDGIAAVLSTPYDVLVMDVMLPGADGLSVSRQLRQQKVSAPILMLTARDAVDDRVRGLEAGADDYMVKPFAMRELLARIRALARRHLPDRTSVLTAGNIVLDTAAHTLKVSDKYVELTAKEFAILDFFMHHPGRLLTRAQIIDHVWDYDFEGGHNLVEVYMGRLRRKLITAGAGDPFVTVRGAGYRLEPRR; via the coding sequence ATGAGAGTGTTGCTGATCGAGGACGACCGCAAGCTGGCGGCCAGCATTCAGCGGGCTCTGGGCGAGTCGGGGCTCGCCGTCGACATCGTCCACGAGGGCAACGACGGGATCGCGGCGGTGCTCAGTACGCCCTACGACGTGCTGGTCATGGACGTCATGCTGCCGGGCGCCGATGGACTCTCGGTCAGCCGCCAGCTCCGTCAGCAGAAAGTGAGCGCGCCGATCTTGATGTTGACGGCCCGCGATGCGGTCGACGACCGGGTGCGCGGGTTGGAAGCCGGCGCCGACGACTACATGGTCAAACCGTTCGCCATGCGTGAGCTGCTCGCGCGCATCAGGGCGCTCGCCCGGCGGCACCTCCCCGATCGCACCTCCGTGCTCACGGCGGGCAATATCGTGCTCGACACGGCAGCCCACACCCTCAAGGTCTCGGACAAGTACGTCGAGCTGACCGCCAAGGAATTCGCGATCCTCGACTTCTTCATGCATCATCCGGGACGCCTGCTGACGAGGGCGCAGATCATCGACCACGTCTGGGATTACGACTTCGAGGGCGGGCACAACCTGGTCGAGGTTTACATGGGACGGCTGCGGCGCAAGCTCATCACGGCCGGCGCCGGCGATCCCTTTGTCACGGTCCGTGGAGCCGGGTACCGCTTAGAACCGCGTCGATGA
- a CDS encoding DedA family protein, translated as MPRRAVAAIAAQRRRWTVGVLGAAVVALLVFAILEGDLPELVRDGAFFVGHLLRQFGMAAAFGLLYLEESGVPMPMPGDVFVMYIGHHAGHGLLTWLAAWLGLIAVVVLGASNLYWVSQRWGRSIVEHRLARVLHLTPARIDRAERWFGRYGVWTLVFGRHIPGLRVPLTVAAGIFRVPYGVFIASVAISTAVWAGFFMMLGAVFGGRIGHLLQLHREGYVILPAVIVLAFGIYLLVLLRQAAKPEPA; from the coding sequence GTGCCTCGACGCGCGGTTGCCGCGATCGCTGCCCAGCGTCGCCGCTGGACGGTTGGCGTGCTCGGCGCCGCGGTCGTCGCTCTGTTGGTCTTCGCGATCCTTGAGGGAGACCTCCCCGAACTCGTCCGGGATGGTGCGTTCTTCGTCGGGCACCTCCTGCGACAGTTCGGTATGGCGGCGGCCTTCGGGCTGCTCTACCTCGAAGAGTCCGGCGTCCCAATGCCAATGCCCGGCGACGTCTTCGTCATGTACATCGGCCATCACGCTGGTCACGGCCTGCTGACCTGGCTGGCGGCCTGGCTGGGGCTGATCGCCGTCGTCGTGCTCGGCGCGAGCAACCTCTACTGGGTCTCGCAGCGCTGGGGACGCTCCATCGTCGAGCACCGGCTCGCGAGGGTGCTGCACTTGACGCCGGCGCGCATCGACCGCGCCGAGCGGTGGTTTGGTCGCTATGGAGTCTGGACGCTCGTCTTCGGGCGGCACATCCCCGGACTTCGCGTGCCGCTCACGGTCGCCGCCGGGATCTTTCGCGTCCCCTACGGGGTCTTTATCGCGAGCGTCGCCATCTCGACGGCCGTCTGGGCGGGATTCTTCATGATGCTCGGCGCCGTGTTCGGCGGGCGGATCGGGCATCTGCTCCAGCTTCATCGGGAGGGCTACGTGATCCTGCCGGCGGTCATCGTCCTCGCCTTCGGCATCTACCTTCTTGTCCTGCTACGCCAAGCAGCAAAGCCAGAGCCGGCTTGA